From the Roseisolibacter agri genome, the window CAAGGAAAGCAGCGCCGCATCGCGCGTCGGTAGCGCGTCCGCGGCCAGCACTGGCCGTGGGAGCGGCGGTTGAGTCGGATCGCCGTGCGGCGCACCCGGAGCTCGCGGTGACAGCACCCATGATGGGCCTCGCTGTCGTAGGCGGCATCGGCCACCACCGCCGCGAAGGGCCGCGGGAAGAGCGCGGCCGCCTGCCGCAGCGCGGGGACGAAGGCGGGGGCGTCGTTCGCCGGCCCCTGGCTCGGCACCGCGCCCAGGATCAGGTGCGACGCCGTATGCACAACGACCGTCAGCTTCGGGTACGTGGCCCGACGGTGCCGCCCTTTGGGGGCGCGACCGCCATGGAGGCCGGCGTACGCGGCGCGGTAGCGCGGCGAGTAGCGGTAGCCGTAGTGGGCGCTGACGTGGTGCGCCTCGAACCCACTGGCGTCGACCGCCGCGGTGGGGCCGCGCCCAGCGAGGAGGCCCTGCTGCGCGGCGCGCTGGACGACG encodes:
- a CDS encoding transposase, which encodes MDGVAPRTRLTPRARSLDPLLRGPPAPRRRGKRGTFQRAQQAVVQRAAQQGLLAGRGPTAAVDASGFEAHHVSAHYGYRYSPRYRAAYAGLHGGRAPKGRHRRATYPKLTVVVHTASHLILGAVPSQGPANDAPAFVPALRQAAALFPRPFAAVVADAAYDSEAHHGCCHRELRVRRTAIRLNRRSHGQCWPRTRYRRAMRRCFPWRLYHRRQQVESVFSRDKRRLGSALTARAATTQAQEQLLRVLTHNLLLLYGRRRIQQSPCHPV